A genomic window from Candidatus Pelagisphaera phototrophica includes:
- a CDS encoding D-alanine--D-alanine ligase family protein, whose amino-acid sequence MKNEPVVAVVCGGTSAEREISLSSGLAVAEAFGSLFEVERIELSEESVPVQLNKKRHVVFSTLHGTFGEDGAFQSLLEVEGIEYAGCDVRSSQLTFDKVKTKSVLSDVGIPVADQIAFHRHSPPDPGEAIEKLGPAVVLKPVKQGSSIGLGFANSVEELESLLSDLKFDDWMLESMIVGKELSVGVLDGKATEIVEIRPRSGQYDYESKYTKGLTEFVVPAPLSAELECEIKEIAERTFEACGCRDYARVDLMFSQSNYPFVLEVNTLPGMKETSLLPMSAAAAGINFKALLKKLVEPAFLRFYSKYSVC is encoded by the coding sequence ATGAAAAACGAGCCAGTAGTGGCTGTGGTTTGCGGAGGAACGTCCGCGGAGCGGGAAATTTCATTAAGTTCAGGCCTGGCAGTTGCTGAAGCGTTTGGGTCGCTCTTCGAGGTGGAGCGAATCGAGCTGTCAGAGGAGTCTGTCCCCGTACAACTGAATAAGAAGCGACATGTGGTGTTTTCCACCCTCCATGGAACGTTCGGAGAAGATGGTGCTTTTCAGTCTTTGTTGGAGGTAGAGGGAATCGAATATGCGGGATGCGATGTGCGGAGCAGCCAGCTCACTTTCGACAAGGTGAAGACAAAGTCAGTGCTGAGTGATGTTGGGATTCCGGTTGCAGACCAAATAGCCTTTCATCGCCATTCGCCCCCGGATCCGGGAGAAGCGATTGAAAAATTGGGGCCGGCAGTCGTTCTGAAACCGGTGAAGCAAGGAAGCAGCATAGGGCTCGGTTTTGCGAATTCGGTCGAGGAGCTGGAAAGTTTGCTTTCCGATCTCAAGTTTGATGACTGGATGCTGGAAAGTATGATCGTAGGGAAAGAGCTTTCGGTAGGCGTGCTGGACGGGAAAGCGACCGAAATCGTCGAGATTCGACCCAGATCGGGGCAATACGACTACGAGAGCAAGTATACAAAGGGGTTGACCGAGTTTGTTGTACCGGCGCCACTTTCGGCAGAGCTGGAATGTGAGATAAAAGAGATCGCAGAGCGAACGTTTGAGGCCTGCGGCTGTAGGGATTATGCTAGGGTAGACCTGATGTTCAGCCAATCAAATTACCCATTTGTTCTGGAGGTGAACACCCTTCCGGGGATGAAGGAAACGAGTCTTCTTCCCATGTCAGCAGCAGCGGCGGGGATAAATTTCAAAGCTCTGTTAAAAAAATTAGTAGAGCCTGCGTTCTTGAGATTTTATTCTAAGTATTCAGTCTGCTGA
- a CDS encoding cell division protein FtsQ/DivIB, which yields MSGRKPSKNASKSRSWKDIDQDVKTKSMSSAALKRAIFSRCRKFAFYSILVIALVGGAKLFLMTEGVSTALTRAGKSLPIKSIEIESDALSREWVLNYLGLDGYETPNLLGLDLGSLKERLELQAQVSSVKIARQLPDTLYIAIQEREPIAKVLAEDVERGRITLLVDRTGVIYEGIGYDSKRISLLPFLDGIRLKRNEGQYEAITGMEHVGKLLSEAFEIAPHIYRSWKVVSLEALPKLIVKSNFAKEIIFEPVLTDYRRQLAELDYIIDYHKSHSYKSIAKVDLTMNSQVPVTNVAMTR from the coding sequence ATGTCTGGAAGAAAACCGTCGAAAAATGCGAGCAAATCCAGGTCTTGGAAAGATATCGACCAAGACGTTAAGACGAAGAGCATGAGCTCAGCTGCTCTTAAGAGAGCGATTTTCTCTCGTTGCCGTAAATTTGCCTTCTATTCGATTCTCGTAATAGCCCTAGTGGGAGGGGCAAAATTATTTCTCATGACGGAAGGCGTTTCCACCGCGCTGACGAGAGCGGGAAAGTCGCTTCCAATAAAGAGTATCGAAATTGAGAGTGACGCTCTGTCCCGTGAATGGGTACTTAACTATCTTGGCCTAGATGGTTATGAAACGCCGAATTTGCTCGGTTTAGATTTGGGCAGTTTGAAGGAGAGACTGGAACTTCAGGCACAAGTTTCTTCCGTCAAGATAGCCCGCCAGCTTCCGGATACGCTCTACATTGCTATTCAGGAAAGAGAGCCAATTGCCAAAGTGCTTGCGGAGGACGTTGAGCGTGGAAGAATTACGCTTCTTGTCGATCGAACGGGAGTCATCTATGAGGGGATCGGCTACGATTCGAAGCGGATTAGCCTATTGCCTTTTCTGGACGGGATTCGATTGAAGCGAAACGAGGGTCAGTACGAGGCGATCACAGGTATGGAACATGTGGGCAAGCTTTTGTCTGAAGCCTTTGAAATCGCTCCACACATTTACCGATCTTGGAAAGTCGTTTCGCTAGAAGCGCTTCCGAAGTTGATTGTGAAAAGCAATTTTGCCAAAGAAATCATCTTTGAACCGGTTTTAACGGACTACCGGCGCCAATTGGCTGAGTTGGATTACATAATTGATTACCACAAGAGTCATTCCTACAAGAGCATCGCCAAAGTGGACTTGACGATGAATTCACAGGTTCCGGTCACAAACGTGGCAATGACTCGTTAG
- the ftsA gene encoding cell division protein FtsA, whose product MYKSKVIAGIEIGTSKISVLLGEIVEGRSLNIIGLGQSSSKGVLKGNIVDFHDASDCVHAAILSAEEQAGIKIDGVYLAVSGSDIEGFPSEASVNVTSRDRRVSMEEIHQVSTMAKGRDLAEDRAVIHHLRRPYRLDNRSVEKPFNLEGDRLEASYWTVHGNARKIGDAIHIINGFNLHVDDVVLSALAAGSVVASDEEKKNGCLVVDIGQGATDYAAYQDGNCVMAGSMPIGGDHISNDLSIGLRMRLSQAESLKHRYGTAVVEHKNKKEKVWLNNDFEIGDRPIPLWSIEKIVELRMTEIFEVIQKKLGTYGRRERLSGGVILSGGGANLIRSDNCAELVFGVPARIGDNGTMASGELRESQYSVVLGLLKYGLQYQSKVGPEGQPAGIIGKLKGLFN is encoded by the coding sequence GTGTACAAATCTAAAGTAATCGCGGGCATTGAAATTGGAACGAGCAAGATTTCCGTTTTGCTCGGAGAAATAGTGGAGGGGCGTAGCCTGAATATCATCGGCCTCGGACAGTCATCTTCAAAAGGGGTTTTGAAAGGGAATATAGTAGACTTTCATGACGCGAGCGACTGTGTCCATGCCGCAATTCTCTCGGCGGAGGAGCAAGCTGGAATAAAGATAGATGGAGTTTATCTAGCAGTAAGTGGCAGCGATATCGAGGGATTTCCGAGCGAAGCCTCGGTCAACGTAACATCTCGAGATCGTCGTGTATCCATGGAGGAGATTCACCAGGTGTCGACTATGGCAAAAGGTCGAGACCTGGCTGAAGACCGTGCGGTGATTCATCATTTGAGACGACCTTATCGTCTGGATAATAGGTCCGTCGAAAAGCCATTTAATCTGGAAGGTGACCGGCTCGAAGCCAGCTATTGGACAGTTCATGGCAACGCGCGGAAGATTGGAGACGCGATCCATATCATCAATGGATTCAATTTGCATGTGGATGACGTTGTTTTATCAGCCCTCGCGGCGGGATCAGTAGTCGCGTCTGATGAAGAAAAAAAGAATGGCTGTCTCGTGGTCGATATTGGGCAGGGGGCGACAGATTACGCCGCCTACCAAGATGGAAACTGCGTAATGGCGGGTAGTATGCCAATTGGGGGAGACCATATTTCCAATGACTTGAGTATCGGGCTTCGTATGCGCCTGAGCCAGGCAGAGAGTTTAAAGCATCGATACGGGACTGCGGTGGTAGAGCATAAGAACAAGAAGGAGAAAGTCTGGCTCAACAACGATTTCGAAATTGGGGACCGCCCAATTCCGCTTTGGAGCATCGAGAAAATCGTCGAGTTGCGGATGACTGAGATTTTTGAGGTAATTCAGAAGAAACTCGGTACCTACGGTCGGCGAGAAAGGCTTTCGGGTGGGGTGATTTTGAGTGGAGGCGGTGCCAACCTGATACGGAGCGATAATTGTGCGGAGCTTGTGTTTGGTGTTCCGGCAAGAATTGGAGATAACGGAACGATGGCTTCTGGCGAATTGAGGGAATCTCAGTACAGCGTTGTTCTGGGGCTTCTAAAGTATGGGCTGCAATACCAAAGTAAAGTGGGCCCGGAAGGGCAACCTGCGGGAATAATTGGTAAACTGAAGGGACTATTTAACTAA